Genomic segment of Deinococcus budaensis:
ATGTTGAGTGAGGCGGAGTTGCAGGCCTGGCACGCCACCCTCTGTGCCGGCATCGAAGCGATGCAGCCCGGTCGCTACCGCCAGGCGGAATTCACCTTCGGCTCGTTCCTCGGCACGGCCCCGCGCGTGATCCCCCACGAGATGACTGCCCTTCTGGAACAGTACCGGGAGGGGCTCCCAGGCCTGGAGGAGCGGCAGCAGGCGGGGGAAGACCTCGCTCAGGCCGTGCTCCACCACGCGACGTGGCTGCACGCCGAACTGATTCGAATTCACCCTACTGGGACGGGAACGGGCGGCTCGCCCGGCTGGTGCAGGCCTGGCTCTGCTGGCGCTTCGACCAGCCTGTGCCGATCTACACCAACCGGGCGCGCTACCTGGCCGCCCTCAGCCGTTACCACCACACCAGGGACCTCACCCTCCTGCTCCAACTGAGTCAGGAAAGCCAGACACGTCCAGGTTGACCGACACAGCGGGGCGGAGCTGCCTCCCTTGCTCCTGGCATCGGTCGGACCCAAGACCTCTCCCCTCCCCCGAGGGGTGCAGGCGTCGCGCCCCTCTGTGGGCCGCTGGAGTGGGGTGAAGGTTACGATCTCACGACGATTCCCTCTCGCGGCCAAGCCTTACAGAGCGATGGATCGCACGGACTCATCAGCGGTCGAGTGAAGGACGCAGGCCGAGGGGTACCCCACCTGAACCATCGAGGGCAGCCAGACTGAAAGCCATCCCCACCCTGCTCGCGCAGCCTCATCGTTCCACGAACCCGAGGCTGCGCTTCCAGCAAGGTCAGGCCGACTGACCCTCGAGCGGTGGAGAGGGCTCTTCCCTTTCCACCCAGCGAGGTCCACACCCCTCGGCGCCACTCCACATACCTAAATACCAGCCGAAAATTTGTCCATGACAGAATAGGATGAGGGCCAACCCTCAGGAGAGCCATGACCCAGACGCAGACCCCCGCCCAGCGCCACGCCCAGCTCACCGCCGAGGTCGCCCGGCACAACCGCGCCTACTACGAAGAGGACGCGCCCACCATCCCCGACTTCGAGTACGACGCCCTGGTGCGCGAATTGCGTGACCTCGAAGCGCAGCACCCGGACCTCGCGGCCCCGGACTCCCCAGCCCAGACGGTGGGCGGCCGTCCCAGCACGCTGTTCGAGAAGGTCCGGCACCCGACGCCCATGACCAGCCTCGACAATGCGTTCAGCGACGCCGAACTCGCCGGGTTCGACGAGCGGGTGGCCCGCGCGCTGAATCTGGCTCCCAGGGGGCAGCACTTCGCCTACACCTGCGAACTCAAGATCGACGGGTTGAGCGTGAACCTGTACTACGTGGACGGCGTGCTCCAGTGGGCTGCCACCCGTGGTGACGGCGAGGTAGGCGAGAAGGTCACCGCGAACGTCGAGGGCATTCCGGGCATCCCTGCCAGATTGCCCGGGCTGAAGGGGGAACTGGAGGTGCGCGGCGAGGTCTACATGAGCAAGGAGGCCTTCCTTGCCTACAACACCCGGGCGGAGGAAGAGGGCCGCCCGCTGCTGAAAAACCCCCGCAACGGTGCGGCCGGTGCCTTGCGGCAGAAGGACCCTGAGGAGACCCGCCGCCGCAACCTCAGCGTGATCCTCTACGCCCTGGGCAAGCGCGACGGCGTTCAGGCGCGGACCCAGTGGGACATCCTGGAGTGGCTCCAGGCCCAGGGCTTCACCACCAGCCTGTATTCGCGCCGGGTCGTGGGCAGCGAGGCGGCGGCGGCCTACCACGCCGAGATGACCGCGGGGCGCGCAGCGCTCCCCTTCGACGCGGACGGCAGCGTGGTCAAGCTCGACGACCTGCACCTTCAGGACGAAGCGGGATACACCAGCCGCGCACCGAAGTGGGCCGTCGCCTACAAGTTCCCGGCGGACGTGGCGGAGACGGTGGTGGAGGCCATCACCGTCCAGACGGGCCGCACCGGAAAGCTCACCCCCGTGGCCGAGCTGCGGCCCGTCCAGCTCGAGGGCAGCACGGTCAGCCGGGCGACCCTGCACAACGAGGATTTCATCCGTGGACTGGATCTGCGGGTGGGCGACACGGTGCGGGTCCACAAGTCGGGCGGCATCATCCCCGAGGTGCTGGGCGTGGTGCTGGACCAGCGCCCGCAGGGCGTCCTGCCCTTCGTCTTCCCCACCCACTGCCCGGTCTGTGCCCACGAAGCCGTCCGGCACGAGGGGGCGGCGGGGACGTTCTGCCAGGGCCCGGCCTGCCCGGCGAAGGCGACCTTGCGCGTGCGGTATTTCGCCTCGCGCGACGTGCTGGACATCAAGGGTCTGGGCGAGCGGCTGGTCGAGCAACTCGTGGACGCGGGCCTGGTCAAAGACCCTGCGGACCTGTACGGGCTGACCGCCGAGCAGATCGAGCACCTGGAGATGGGCGAGACCACTACGGGCGGCGTGCGCCGGGTGGGC
This window contains:
- the ligA gene encoding NAD-dependent DNA ligase LigA, yielding MTQTQTPAQRHAQLTAEVARHNRAYYEEDAPTIPDFEYDALVRELRDLEAQHPDLAAPDSPAQTVGGRPSTLFEKVRHPTPMTSLDNAFSDAELAGFDERVARALNLAPRGQHFAYTCELKIDGLSVNLYYVDGVLQWAATRGDGEVGEKVTANVEGIPGIPARLPGLKGELEVRGEVYMSKEAFLAYNTRAEEEGRPLLKNPRNGAAGALRQKDPEETRRRNLSVILYALGKRDGVQARTQWDILEWLQAQGFTTSLYSRRVVGSEAAAAYHAEMTAGRAALPFDADGSVVKLDDLHLQDEAGYTSRAPKWAVAYKFPADVAETVVEAITVQTGRTGKLTPVAELRPVQLEGSTVSRATLHNEDFIRGLDLRVGDTVRVHKSGGIIPEVLGVVLDQRPQGVLPFVFPTHCPVCAHEAVRHEGAAGTFCQGPACPAKATLRVRYFASRDVLDIKGLGERLVEQLVDAGLVKDPADLYGLTAEQIEHLEMGETTTGGVRRVGRKNAEKLVTEIEASKTRELWRFVRALGLPFVGEGTSTRVARVNGSLGALQSASVEDLARIPDVGRQTAESIVSGLADPDMRAFIARLEAAGVRPTPGEDVQVGEQLAGLTFVVTGTLSVPRDAIKAHLQLHGGRVSGSVTKKTSYLIAGEDGGGKLDKARELGVPTLDETALNALLTERGAPAIG